In Mus pahari unplaced genomic scaffold, PAHARI_EIJ_v1.1 scaffold_5003_U1_1, whole genome shotgun sequence, the sequence AGCAAAAGGAAGACTCTCGAGTGCTATGGTCACTGTAATATTGTGAGCTCATGTAGGCTACTGATTCAGCCAACTGACAAACTCCCATTCTCAGTTTGGGTAATTTTAACAAAGACAAGGTCctataatttaattctttttttttttttgggaccTTTTGGTGAAGAGTGTGAGTTAATAAGTAAGATACATAATTCAGATACTTAAATAAGATTAGGAAATTTTATTCCGTATCCAGATCAAACTGAGTCTGGGCATAAAAGTACAATGACTCATAAGAACAAAGGGTCCAAAGGAtggaaaacacagagaagtgAGGCGAGTGATGTTCACGAACCACCAATTGAGATTATGCAGATGAGAAATGCAGCCTTTTAAAACAGAGGAGATAGTAAAAAATGCCAGGAAGGTACACACCAGGACTAGGATCTTCTGGGTGGCTCTGGATTCTGGTGAGATTCTGCTGTAAACAGTATTGCTGTGGATGTGCTGAAACCTCTGCTTGTGTCTATACAGAATAACAATCATGAAGACACTGGACCAGGCAATGAGCAGAGAAAAGAAGATTTCAGGGCACACCGCTAATGCTGTGTAGAGTGAGGCATTGATGTCATCACCCCCTCCAAATGAACAGTACTCAAAATTTCGGATTCTTGTCATATTTTTGCTATTCCTTTTGACAAGTATgtacacaaagaaaatgaaatgtataattataaacaagacccagagagagaaaatggagcaCCCAATGTACTTTGCAGCATTCACCTTTTGATCATTACAGCAGGATTCCCTGTGACTGATGGTGATGGCTTGGAagacactcaggagacaggtggTGCTAATTGACACACTCCGGCCAACACTTTGAATGTACAAAATTAATCTGCAtccaaaatcatttaaaaactgcTTTAACTCAAAAGCTGCCAATGTGTGAGGTATTCCTGCAGAGAGAACTATCAAGGCATTGGATGCCATTAAGTGCATGAGAATCAAATCTGTGGGTTTTAATGCATGTTGTATATAGTAGACTAGATAATAGATAAGAAGAGagaaatttcccagaattccagttGTAGTTTGTGATAAGAAAAGTATTTTGATTGCCAAATTTCTGAAGCCCATTCTGTGATTGGGCCTGATTCTCTTTAGTTTATGACCACACCCATTTTtagatcaaaataaatgaaaagtaataATCTGAAGAGCTACTGAGAGGCTAAATCAGAGGGGTCCTTAAAGCTCAGGAATACAATGTCAGCATGGACTTTAGGCTATGTCCTCTATGTACTGTAACAATACTTGAAGTTTCCGACAGTAGCAATTGTAACTTAcaataaataattacatacaaCACAATCTGTGAATTGTGTTGTATGTAAAGATGCCTTCATATTCATATAATGTGCAGTATTAAGTGCAAGATTACATGGACTGTGAGAAGCAATTAAAAGAGAGAACCAGTATTAACAAGTATAATCCAAGACTGTAATTCAATACAGGTATTTTCTAATCATGGTATAAAGGAAGACAATTTTAGTAACTTCTACCAATTTTCAAAcatattaattcttttttattagatattttctttatttacatttcaaatgttatcctctttccttgtttcctctctgaaaatcccccatcccttcctcccttcccctgctccccagcccacccactcctgctt encodes:
- the LOC110315403 gene encoding vomeronasal type-1 receptor 4-like; this encodes MGFRNLAIKILFLSQTTTGILGNFSLLIYYLVYYIQHALKPTDLILMHLMASNALIVLSAGIPHTLAAFELKQFLNDFGCRLILYIQSVGRSVSISTTCLLSVFQAITISHRESCCNDQKVNAAKYIGCSIFSLWVLFIIIHFIFFVYILVKRNSKNMTRIRNFEYCSFGGGDDINASLYTALAVCPEIFFSLLIAWSSVFMIVILYRHKQRFQHIHSNTVYSRISPESRATQKILVLVCTFLAFFTISSVLKGCISHLHNLNWWFVNITRLTSLCFPSFGPFVLMSHCTFMPRLSLIWIRNKIS